One region of Aurantimonas sp. HBX-1 genomic DNA includes:
- a CDS encoding GNAT family N-acetyltransferase/peptidase C39 family protein, whose translation MSQAFRSASPVADLVLRRAGPDDVERLERLEIEAFDADRISRRSFRRLVAASSAILLVAETAGAGPDAPFAGYAALLLRRGTGLARLYSLAVAPGAAGRGVGRALLEAAEKIAYESDRIALRLEVREDNVRALKLYRSAAYRRIGRSLDYYADHSPALRFEKTLRGDTAIDTGVPYYAQTTDFTCGACCLMMAMARDVPDFPLEPVTEIRLWREATTVFMMSGPGGCDPYGLAVAAHEFGLDAQIQVSEPGDLFLESVRSAEKQVVMALAQEDFRRRAVSYGIPVLIRPFTLVDLRAAIAAGKTAVVLISGYHMFDKKVPHWVLAHGDDGRHIVIHDPWVADERGETAADAASLPIPYETFDRIARFGKVGLRAAVFLSRREA comes from the coding sequence ATGTCGCAAGCGTTCCGTTCCGCCTCGCCCGTCGCCGACCTCGTCCTGCGGCGTGCCGGCCCCGACGACGTCGAGCGGCTCGAACGCCTCGAGATCGAGGCCTTCGACGCAGACCGCATTTCCCGCCGCTCCTTCCGCCGCCTGGTCGCCGCGTCCAGCGCCATCCTGCTCGTTGCCGAGACCGCCGGGGCGGGTCCCGACGCGCCGTTCGCCGGCTATGCGGCGCTGCTGCTGCGGCGCGGCACCGGGCTCGCGCGGCTCTATTCACTGGCGGTGGCGCCGGGGGCGGCGGGACGCGGCGTCGGCCGGGCGCTGCTCGAGGCCGCCGAGAAGATCGCCTACGAGAGCGACCGCATCGCGCTCCGGCTGGAGGTGCGCGAGGACAATGTCCGCGCGCTGAAGCTCTACCGGTCGGCCGCCTACCGCCGGATCGGCAGGAGCCTCGACTACTATGCCGACCACAGCCCGGCGCTGCGCTTCGAGAAGACGCTGCGCGGCGACACGGCGATCGATACCGGGGTTCCCTATTACGCCCAGACCACCGATTTCACCTGCGGGGCCTGCTGCCTGATGATGGCGATGGCGCGCGACGTGCCGGATTTCCCTCTCGAGCCGGTGACCGAAATCCGTCTGTGGCGGGAGGCGACGACGGTCTTCATGATGTCGGGGCCGGGCGGCTGCGACCCCTACGGCCTGGCGGTGGCGGCGCACGAATTCGGCCTCGACGCGCAGATCCAGGTCTCCGAGCCGGGCGATCTGTTTCTCGAGAGCGTCCGCAGCGCCGAAAAGCAGGTGGTGATGGCGCTCGCCCAGGAGGATTTCCGCCGCCGCGCGGTCTCCTACGGCATCCCGGTGCTGATCCGGCCGTTCACGCTGGTGGACCTGCGCGCCGCGATCGCGGCGGGCAAGACCGCGGTGGTGCTGATCTCCGGCTACCACATGTTCGACAAGAAGGTGCCGCACTGGGTTCTCGCCCACGGGGACGACGGACGGCACATCGTCATCCACGATCCCTGGGTGGCCGACGAACGCGGCGAGACGGCCGCCGACGCGGCCAGCCTGCCGATCCCCTACGAGACCTTCGACCGGATCGCCCGGTTCGGCAAGGTCGGGCTCAGGGCGGCCGTCTTCCTCTCCAGACGCGAGGCCTGA
- a CDS encoding BCCT family transporter yields the protein MKSLADRLGLRVDPTIFFWSAALSLVFVVLLVIAPGPIGDAFADGRAWIVTNLGWFFILGVNVWLGFLIYAAMSRHGHIRLGPRDSRPEYTNLSWFTMLFAGGIGTVLMFWGVAEPISHYQSPPLPGVEPFTFEAAQDAISISLYHLALHTWTIFALPGLALGYFINRYDLPVRVSSVFYPLLREGIHGPVGKAIDIVAILGTLFGVAVSLGLGSSQVAAGLSALFGWTDDTLLRLAILGGLTVIATVSIVAGLDKGVKVLSNINIGMAVGLLLFVLFTGSTLFLLRGIVETFGLYLSNLPRLAFWNDMLHGGGMGTGPWGWQGDWTVFYWAWTVTWSPFIGLFVARISRGRTIREFVFGVLLAPSLFTVIWFAVFGWQALALDGLGVDARAAMGPAAGAISDAVTESVPLAMFAFFAELPWAPLMQGIAVLVVAIFFATSSDSASLVVDMLCTGTAEPGPVRQRVFWGLAEGMIAATLILLAGEAGLTALQQVITVVGLPIFLLVCLMIPALIRGFANEDIDHVTIGKRPSLSEFDKVSDEPDATGPLPSTSGAKIAPQGSRSAPIG from the coding sequence GTGAAATCCCTGGCGGACAGGCTGGGGCTGCGGGTCGATCCGACGATCTTCTTCTGGTCTGCCGCTCTCAGCCTGGTCTTCGTCGTCCTGCTGGTGATCGCCCCGGGACCGATCGGCGACGCCTTTGCCGACGGCCGCGCCTGGATCGTGACGAATCTCGGCTGGTTCTTCATTCTCGGCGTGAATGTCTGGCTGGGATTCCTGATCTACGCCGCGATGTCGCGCCATGGGCACATCCGTCTCGGCCCCAGGGACTCGCGCCCGGAATATACCAACCTGTCCTGGTTCACGATGCTGTTCGCCGGCGGCATCGGCACGGTGCTGATGTTCTGGGGCGTGGCCGAACCGATCAGCCACTACCAGTCGCCGCCGCTGCCCGGCGTCGAGCCGTTCACCTTCGAGGCCGCGCAGGATGCGATCTCGATCTCGCTCTACCACCTGGCGCTCCACACCTGGACGATCTTCGCGCTGCCGGGCCTGGCGCTGGGCTATTTCATCAATCGCTACGACCTGCCGGTACGGGTCAGCTCGGTGTTCTACCCGCTGCTGCGCGAAGGCATCCACGGCCCCGTCGGCAAGGCGATCGACATCGTCGCCATCCTCGGCACCCTGTTCGGCGTCGCGGTGTCGCTCGGGCTCGGCTCGTCGCAGGTGGCGGCCGGCCTGTCGGCGCTCTTCGGCTGGACCGACGACACGCTCCTGCGGCTCGCCATCCTCGGCGGCCTGACCGTGATCGCGACGGTGTCGATCGTCGCCGGCCTCGACAAGGGCGTGAAGGTCCTGTCGAACATCAATATCGGCATGGCGGTCGGCCTGCTGCTGTTCGTACTGTTCACCGGCTCGACGCTCTTCCTGCTGCGCGGCATCGTCGAGACGTTCGGCCTCTACCTGTCCAACCTGCCGCGGCTGGCGTTCTGGAACGACATGCTGCATGGCGGCGGCATGGGCACCGGGCCCTGGGGCTGGCAGGGCGACTGGACCGTCTTCTACTGGGCCTGGACCGTCACCTGGTCGCCCTTCATCGGCCTGTTCGTCGCCCGCATCTCGCGCGGGCGGACGATCCGCGAATTCGTCTTCGGCGTGCTTCTGGCGCCGTCGCTGTTCACGGTGATCTGGTTCGCCGTCTTCGGCTGGCAGGCGCTGGCTCTCGACGGGCTGGGCGTCGACGCGCGCGCCGCCATGGGCCCGGCCGCCGGGGCGATCAGCGACGCCGTCACCGAATCCGTCCCGCTGGCGATGTTCGCCTTCTTCGCCGAGCTTCCCTGGGCGCCGCTGATGCAGGGGATCGCCGTACTGGTCGTGGCGATCTTCTTCGCCACTTCGTCGGATTCGGCATCCCTCGTCGTGGACATGCTCTGCACCGGCACGGCGGAACCGGGTCCGGTCCGCCAGCGGGTGTTCTGGGGCCTGGCCGAGGGAATGATCGCGGCGACGCTGATCCTGCTCGCCGGGGAAGCCGGCCTGACCGCCCTGCAGCAGGTGATCACGGTCGTCGGCCTGCCGATCTTCCTGCTGGTCTGCCTGATGATCCCCGCGCTGATCCGCGGATTCGCCAACGAGGACATCGACCATGTCACGATCGGCAAGCGCCCGTCGCTGAGCGAGTTCGACAAGGTGTCGGACGAGCCGGACGCGACCGGCCCCCTCCCATCAACCAGCGGCGCAAAAATCGCGCCGCAGGGATCCCGGTCGGCACCGATCGGCTAA
- a CDS encoding EAL domain-containing protein, translating to MAQGRYSRLLRSGVILLAIGLSVVALQQVGLTRALDNELTDLRFQATNRLPTGEIVLVDIDARSLAETGVWPWPRNLHGELVLAAAEAGAARVAFDVDFSAFSTPEADTAFAAALSRTGIETVLAAFVQESAAGNELMLPSLPISLLLQHAWPAMVNVPLDPDGLVRRAPFPVRIGAETISAMPSILAGRDGSDGLFGIDYGIDASRLQRVSYVDVLNQRLQPGALAGKTLIVGATALELQDRFSVPIHGVVSGSTVLALATESLLQGRALAFLDMPAILVIVLALVALLLCALVPTRRVLIVLGGLAITAEAVALHLQATHAVVVGTALLQATLAGFALFAVMREFDMRRLLLWAARTEVKNGRSVLERVIEDGFDGVVIFDDQDRIVRMNEMACELLGCSPGTKLAGLPPFIVERLPLVREAFRKDAPVPKDGCLETLVPEDEAPRILEYTLAPFWMEKIAALDDAVSEDAVYVCLRVRDVTERELAQEKMRFMALHDGLTGLDNRHSLEEQLDAALKQRAPGTGLGILSFDLDQFKAVNDVLGHSVGDKVLIEMARRAGRVIAPPAVLARTGGDEFMALLGAETAEAALADAEALVASLGEIFHEAGHRIAVAASVGVCWWSSEGGTASAMMRQADVALDRAKRAGSGSVVLFEPAMEEDRLARLELEADLNRAFENDEFQVFYQPQVDLVSGEMVGAEALLRWQHPTRGFVSPAVFIPVAEETGLIHRLGAWVLTTACREAMRWPSTMRIAVNVSAVQFLTGDLVAAVGDALEASRLPAERLELEITESAFVEDSKGIGEIFDRLLALGVGFALDDFGTGYSSLGYLHRFPVSKIKIDRSFVSNVPMDGQAMAILRSIRALAEGLGIRTIAEGIETPEQAETLRMMGCQHGQGYLFGKPVDAVAMQSRLRADSRQQRVIVA from the coding sequence TTGGCCCAGGGGCGCTACTCTCGACTGCTGCGAAGTGGTGTGATCCTGCTGGCGATCGGCCTGAGCGTGGTGGCCCTGCAACAGGTCGGCCTCACGAGGGCGCTCGACAACGAACTCACTGATCTCCGGTTTCAGGCCACGAACCGTCTGCCGACCGGGGAGATCGTCCTCGTCGATATCGACGCCAGGAGCCTGGCCGAGACAGGGGTGTGGCCGTGGCCGAGAAACCTGCACGGGGAACTCGTTCTGGCGGCGGCGGAGGCGGGGGCTGCCCGCGTCGCCTTCGACGTGGACTTCAGCGCCTTTTCGACGCCCGAAGCCGACACGGCGTTCGCCGCCGCGCTCTCGCGGACAGGCATCGAGACCGTCCTGGCTGCCTTCGTTCAGGAGAGCGCAGCCGGCAACGAGCTGATGCTCCCGTCGCTGCCGATCTCTCTTCTCCTGCAGCACGCCTGGCCGGCGATGGTCAACGTCCCGCTCGATCCGGACGGGCTGGTGCGGCGCGCACCCTTTCCCGTCCGGATCGGCGCCGAGACGATCTCCGCCATGCCGTCCATCCTCGCCGGCCGGGACGGCTCGGACGGCCTGTTCGGGATAGATTACGGGATCGATGCCAGCCGCCTGCAGCGGGTCTCCTACGTCGATGTGCTCAACCAGCGTCTGCAGCCGGGCGCACTCGCCGGCAAGACGCTGATCGTCGGCGCGACGGCGCTCGAGCTGCAGGACCGCTTCTCGGTGCCGATTCATGGCGTGGTCTCCGGCTCGACCGTGCTCGCGCTGGCCACCGAGTCCCTGCTCCAGGGGCGCGCCCTCGCGTTCCTAGACATGCCGGCGATCCTGGTGATCGTCCTCGCCCTGGTCGCCCTGCTTCTGTGCGCGCTGGTTCCGACGCGGCGCGTGCTGATCGTCCTCGGAGGCCTCGCAATCACCGCCGAGGCCGTCGCGCTCCACCTGCAGGCAACCCACGCCGTGGTGGTCGGGACCGCCCTGCTGCAGGCGACCCTTGCCGGCTTCGCGCTGTTCGCCGTCATGCGCGAATTCGACATGCGCCGGCTGCTGCTCTGGGCCGCCCGCACCGAGGTGAAGAACGGACGGAGCGTGCTGGAGCGCGTCATCGAGGATGGCTTCGACGGCGTGGTCATCTTCGACGACCAGGACCGGATCGTGCGGATGAACGAGATGGCGTGCGAGCTGCTCGGCTGTTCGCCCGGTACCAAGCTCGCCGGGCTGCCGCCTTTCATCGTCGAACGCCTGCCCCTCGTGCGCGAGGCCTTCAGGAAGGACGCGCCGGTCCCGAAGGACGGGTGTCTCGAGACGCTGGTTCCGGAAGACGAGGCTCCGCGCATACTCGAATACACCCTGGCACCCTTCTGGATGGAGAAGATCGCGGCCCTGGACGACGCGGTCTCCGAGGATGCGGTCTATGTCTGCCTGAGGGTGCGGGACGTCACGGAGCGCGAGCTGGCGCAGGAGAAGATGCGTTTCATGGCTCTCCATGACGGCCTGACGGGCCTCGACAACCGGCATTCCCTCGAAGAGCAGCTGGACGCGGCGCTGAAGCAACGGGCGCCGGGCACCGGGCTCGGGATTCTCTCCTTCGACCTCGACCAGTTCAAGGCCGTCAACGACGTGCTCGGGCATTCGGTCGGCGACAAGGTGCTGATCGAGATGGCGCGGCGCGCGGGCCGGGTGATCGCCCCGCCCGCCGTGCTCGCGAGGACCGGAGGCGACGAGTTCATGGCCCTGCTCGGCGCCGAGACGGCGGAAGCCGCCCTGGCCGATGCCGAGGCACTCGTCGCATCGCTCGGCGAGATCTTCCACGAGGCCGGGCATCGGATCGCCGTCGCTGCCAGCGTCGGCGTCTGCTGGTGGTCCTCGGAGGGGGGAACGGCGAGCGCCATGATGCGGCAGGCGGACGTGGCTCTCGACCGGGCGAAGCGCGCGGGCAGTGGCTCGGTCGTTCTGTTCGAACCGGCGATGGAAGAGGACCGCCTGGCGCGGCTGGAACTGGAGGCCGACCTGAACCGGGCCTTCGAGAACGACGAGTTCCAGGTCTTCTATCAGCCGCAAGTCGACCTGGTGTCAGGCGAGATGGTGGGAGCCGAAGCGCTCCTGCGCTGGCAGCATCCCACAAGGGGCTTCGTCTCGCCGGCTGTCTTCATCCCGGTGGCGGAGGAGACGGGCCTCATCCATCGCCTGGGGGCGTGGGTCCTGACGACGGCATGCCGGGAGGCGATGCGGTGGCCGTCGACCATGAGGATCGCGGTCAACGTCTCGGCAGTCCAATTCCTGACGGGCGACCTGGTCGCTGCCGTGGGCGATGCGCTGGAAGCGTCCCGGCTTCCTGCCGAGCGTCTCGAACTGGAGATCACGGAGTCGGCCTTCGTCGAGGACAGCAAGGGCATCGGCGAGATTTTCGACCGGTTGCTGGCCCTCGGCGTCGGCTTTGCCCTCGACGATTTCGGCACCGGCTATTCCTCGCTCGGCTATCTCCATCGCTTCCCGGTCTCCAAGATCAAGATCGACCGAAGCTTCGTCTCCAACGTGCCGATGGACGGACAGGCGATGGCGATCCTGCGCTCGATCCGGGCCCTCGCCGAGGGACTCGGCATCAGGACCATCGCGGAAGGCATCGAGACGCCCGAACAGGCCGAGACCCTGCGCATGATGGGCTGCCAGCACGGGCAAGGCTATCTCTTCGGCAAGCCGGTCGACGCCGTGGCGATGCAATCGCGGCTGCGAGCCGACAGCCGTCAGCAGCGCGTTATCGTCGCTTGA
- a CDS encoding FecR family protein, with protein MSRLFFLAGFLLLAGVQSGLAANWLVERVSGTAWAVAQGREQVRLRPRMVVPEGMTIATGASGRVRLVSDGNAMLVSPNTRAVVVPGTRPRETFVVQQAGDIEFDIQKRGRPHFSIQTPYLAAVVKGTRFTVSVTGTASLVDVRQGLVSVRDLRSGQMANVGANQRASAGASLAGLQTAGTVAPGVFQGTPTPPAVAPVGRDHGSFRSEQASDPASPSAAAESTESGAANGRSGTASRSGSLGGLGGRSDGGRGGNSFGRGRSDAAARGDLGRGNGNSRSRQDTVRGLGGRGNGEGHGNAFGAGSNRSAGRDPATAQSGRGRSNAEGSGRGGRGGGIGGRGNANAGGGNAGGNANSGNGNGGGANANAGGNGGGHGNGGAQGNAPGNAGGNGHGHGNGGANGNAPGNAGNPGGNGSANGNAGNPSAGGGNAGGNGNNGNGIGGASGHGGGNGNGNAGNGNGRG; from the coding sequence ATGAGCAGACTATTCTTCTTGGCAGGTTTTCTGCTTCTGGCTGGCGTCCAGTCCGGACTGGCCGCGAACTGGCTCGTCGAGCGGGTGTCCGGCACCGCTTGGGCCGTCGCGCAGGGCCGCGAACAGGTACGGCTTCGCCCGAGAATGGTCGTTCCCGAAGGGATGACGATCGCGACCGGCGCCAGCGGCCGTGTCCGGCTGGTCAGCGACGGCAACGCCATGCTGGTGTCGCCGAATACGCGGGCGGTCGTCGTGCCCGGCACGAGACCGCGCGAGACCTTCGTCGTCCAGCAGGCGGGAGACATCGAGTTCGACATCCAGAAGCGGGGACGGCCGCATTTTTCCATCCAGACTCCCTACCTGGCAGCCGTGGTGAAGGGGACGCGATTTACCGTTAGCGTCACCGGCACGGCATCGCTGGTCGACGTGAGGCAGGGCCTGGTTTCGGTCCGGGATCTCCGGAGCGGTCAGATGGCCAATGTCGGCGCCAATCAGCGGGCGAGCGCCGGTGCGAGCCTTGCCGGCCTGCAGACCGCCGGGACCGTTGCCCCGGGAGTGTTCCAGGGAACGCCGACGCCGCCGGCGGTTGCCCCGGTGGGCCGGGATCACGGGAGCTTCCGGTCCGAACAGGCGTCGGACCCGGCAAGCCCTTCCGCCGCTGCCGAGAGCACGGAGAGCGGCGCGGCCAACGGCAGATCGGGGACGGCGTCGCGCTCCGGCAGCCTCGGCGGGCTCGGCGGTCGCAGTGACGGCGGCCGCGGCGGCAATTCCTTCGGCAGAGGCAGAAGCGATGCCGCCGCCCGGGGCGACCTGGGGCGCGGGAACGGGAACTCGCGTAGCCGCCAGGACACGGTGCGTGGGCTCGGCGGACGAGGCAATGGCGAAGGACACGGCAATGCCTTCGGCGCAGGCAGCAACCGATCTGCCGGCCGCGACCCTGCCACCGCGCAATCCGGCAGGGGACGCAGCAACGCGGAAGGCAGCGGTCGCGGCGGTCGCGGCGGCGGCATTGGCGGACGCGGAAACGCGAACGCCGGTGGCGGGAACGCCGGCGGCAACGCGAACAGCGGGAACGGAAACGGCGGCGGCGCCAACGCAAATGCCGGCGGGAACGGTGGCGGACACGGGAACGGCGGTGCCCAAGGAAACGCACCGGGCAACGCCGGCGGCAACGGTCACGGACATGGAAACGGCGGTGCCAACGGCAACGCGCCCGGCAATGCAGGCAACCCCGGCGGAAACGGCAGCGCCAACGGCAACGCCGGCAACCCCAGCGCTGGTGGCGGGAACGCTGGCGGCAACGGTAACAACGGCAATGGAATCGGCGGTGCCAGTGGACATGGCGGCGGCAACGGCAACGGAAACGCCGGCAACGGCAACGGCAGGGGCTGA
- a CDS encoding response regulator, translated as MSRPKVLAVDDDPRNLLAIEVVLESVADVVLARSGEEALRLLLKHEFAVILLDVFMPGLDGYETARLLRQRTQSKRTPIIFLTAINKEDAHMLRGYDMGAVDYVFKPFEPTILKSKVAVFVDLFNKTREIREKADLEQRLLEQNLRANAEKLQVEQALRQSEERQALILRSLPLAMYVSDRSLADASLHFIGGDLKNLTGFESSAFEADPSLWASRVHPDDQRSLKNLAATLDASGAAVAQYRWQCADGTFKHFLNHIIVLKGADGAATTVAGTVLDVTDRRELEDQLVQAQKMDAIGKLTGGIAHDFNNLLASILGGLKLIERRIQPTDEVQNIINLTRHAAEQGAGLINRMLTFSRRQQLDPDVLHLSDLTANIEGLVGPTLGGLIRLNWRVDDDVWPAFVDARQLELALMNLIINARDAMPNGGTITVRGENRSISSDNHVNLPAGDYVIVVVEDTGCGIPDDMIERVIEPFFTTKDVGKGTGLGLSTVYGFAKQSGGTLKIASSVGRGTQIGLWLPRSDVQGRQERHTRLSTEPKAPAVRGTAVILLVDDSSGLLATTAALLRDREFEVVCAGGGAEALTILEKDPDRFDLIITDFAMPMVSGVEVVRFARNLRSDLPAIIITGYADVAALGDRPAGVPVLNKPFKEEALLDAILSVTSKTERAAY; from the coding sequence GTGTCGCGTCCGAAAGTGCTGGCCGTCGACGACGACCCGCGCAATCTGCTGGCGATCGAGGTCGTACTGGAATCGGTCGCGGACGTGGTGCTGGCGCGCTCGGGCGAGGAGGCGCTGCGACTGCTCCTGAAGCACGAGTTCGCGGTCATCCTCCTCGACGTTTTCATGCCCGGTCTCGACGGCTACGAGACGGCCCGCCTCCTGCGCCAGCGCACCCAGTCCAAGCGCACCCCGATCATCTTCCTGACCGCGATCAACAAGGAAGACGCGCACATGCTGCGCGGTTACGACATGGGCGCGGTCGACTACGTCTTCAAACCGTTCGAGCCGACGATCCTGAAGTCGAAGGTCGCGGTCTTCGTCGACCTGTTCAACAAGACGCGCGAGATCCGCGAGAAGGCCGATCTGGAGCAGCGCCTGCTGGAGCAGAACCTCAGGGCGAATGCGGAGAAGCTGCAGGTCGAGCAGGCGCTGCGCCAGTCGGAGGAGCGCCAGGCCCTCATCCTGCGCTCGCTGCCGCTCGCCATGTACGTGTCGGACCGTTCGCTCGCCGACGCGTCCCTGCACTTCATCGGCGGCGACCTGAAGAACCTGACCGGCTTCGAGAGCAGCGCGTTCGAGGCCGACCCGTCCTTGTGGGCGAGCCGGGTCCACCCCGACGACCAGCGCTCCCTGAAGAACCTCGCAGCCACCCTCGATGCCAGCGGCGCTGCCGTCGCGCAGTACCGATGGCAATGCGCGGACGGGACCTTCAAGCACTTCCTGAACCACATCATCGTCCTGAAGGGGGCCGACGGCGCCGCCACCACGGTCGCCGGAACCGTCTTGGACGTGACGGACCGGCGCGAGCTCGAGGATCAGCTCGTCCAGGCCCAGAAGATGGACGCGATCGGCAAGCTCACCGGCGGCATCGCCCACGATTTCAACAACCTCCTGGCGTCGATACTGGGCGGGCTGAAGCTGATCGAACGACGCATCCAGCCGACCGATGAGGTCCAGAACATCATCAACCTCACCCGGCATGCCGCCGAGCAGGGGGCCGGCCTCATCAACCGCATGCTGACATTCTCCCGGCGCCAGCAACTCGACCCGGATGTGCTGCATCTCTCGGACCTGACCGCGAACATCGAGGGCCTGGTGGGACCGACCCTCGGCGGCCTGATTCGCCTGAACTGGCGCGTCGACGACGATGTCTGGCCGGCATTCGTCGATGCGCGCCAGCTCGAACTGGCGCTGATGAACCTGATCATCAATGCGCGCGATGCGATGCCGAACGGGGGGACGATCACCGTCCGCGGGGAGAACCGATCCATCTCCAGCGACAACCACGTCAACCTTCCGGCCGGCGACTACGTGATCGTGGTCGTCGAGGACACCGGCTGCGGCATTCCCGACGACATGATCGAACGGGTGATCGAACCGTTCTTCACGACGAAGGACGTCGGCAAGGGGACCGGTCTCGGGCTCTCCACCGTCTACGGCTTCGCCAAGCAGTCGGGCGGCACGCTGAAGATCGCGAGCAGCGTCGGCCGCGGAACCCAGATCGGCCTTTGGCTGCCGCGATCGGATGTTCAGGGCCGGCAGGAACGGCACACCCGTCTGTCGACCGAACCGAAGGCCCCGGCCGTCAGGGGCACCGCCGTGATCCTTCTGGTCGACGATTCGAGCGGCCTGCTGGCGACGACGGCGGCGTTGCTGCGCGACCGCGAATTCGAGGTGGTCTGTGCCGGCGGCGGTGCCGAGGCGCTAACGATTCTCGAAAAGGATCCCGACCGTTTCGATCTCATCATCACCGACTTCGCCATGCCGATGGTCTCGGGGGTCGAGGTCGTGCGCTTCGCCCGCAATCTCAGATCCGACTTGCCGGCGATCATCATCACGGGATATGCCGACGTCGCCGCCCTGGGCGATCGCCCGGCCGGCGTGCCGGTTCTCAACAAGCCGTTCAAGGAGGAGGCGCTTCTCGATGCCATCCTCTCGGTGACGTCGAAGACCGAACGCGCGGCCTACTGA